The Streptomyces camelliae genome window below encodes:
- a CDS encoding SIS domain-containing protein, which produces MTHVEDELNSQPECWTRAAEGAERHKAALPEPGERVAIVGCGTSYFMAQAAAGLREGAGQGETDAFAASEFPYGRPYDRIVALTRSGTTTEVLELLGKVRGRSRTTAVTADAATPVMSAADDLVVLDFADERSVVQTRFATTALTLLRAHLGLHTDSVVADARAALATPLPEQLIACTQFTFLGRGWTVGLANEAGLKMREASLAWTEAYPAMEYRHGPISITTAGTATWMLGEAPEGLARQVGATGGLWIGGGLDPLAELVRVQRLAVAVAAARGLDPDRPRHLTRSVILAP; this is translated from the coding sequence ATGACCCATGTCGAGGACGAGCTGAACAGCCAGCCGGAGTGCTGGACCAGGGCCGCCGAGGGCGCGGAGCGGCACAAGGCCGCGCTGCCGGAGCCCGGGGAGAGGGTCGCGATCGTGGGGTGCGGGACCTCGTACTTCATGGCACAGGCGGCGGCGGGGCTGCGCGAGGGCGCCGGGCAGGGCGAGACCGACGCGTTCGCCGCCTCCGAGTTCCCGTACGGGAGGCCGTACGACCGGATCGTCGCCCTCACCCGCTCCGGTACGACCACCGAGGTGCTGGAACTGCTGGGCAAGGTGCGGGGGCGGAGCCGTACCACCGCCGTCACCGCCGACGCCGCCACGCCCGTCATGTCCGCCGCCGACGACCTCGTCGTGCTGGACTTCGCCGACGAACGCTCCGTCGTGCAGACCCGGTTCGCGACCACCGCACTCACCCTCCTGCGCGCCCATCTCGGCCTGCACACCGACTCCGTCGTCGCCGACGCGCGCGCGGCCCTCGCCACTCCTCTTCCCGAACAGCTCATCGCCTGCACCCAGTTCACCTTTCTGGGGCGCGGCTGGACGGTCGGACTCGCCAACGAGGCCGGACTGAAGATGCGCGAGGCCTCGCTGGCCTGGACCGAGGCCTACCCGGCGATGGAGTACCGGCACGGCCCGATCAGCATCACCACCGCGGGCACGGCCACCTGGATGCTCGGTGAGGCACCCGAGGGCCTCGCCCGACAGGTCGGCGCCACCGGGGGGTTGTGGATCGGGGGCGGACTCGACCCGCTCGCCGAACTCGTCCGCGTCCAGCGCCTCGCGGTCGCCGTAGCCGCCGCGCGCGGCCTCGACCCCGACCGGCCGCGCCACCTCACCCGCTCGGTGATCCTCGCGCCCTGA
- a CDS encoding class II fructose-bisphosphate aldolase, producing MPLASTGELVTAAATARSAVAAFNVITLEHIEAVIAGAETAGSPVVLQVSENAVKFRYGRLLPLARAAVAAAERAVVPVALHLDHVQSDDLLRQAPGAGFSSVMYDAARLPYADNLSATRAAADWAHAQGLWIEAELGQIGGKDGRPPLEAHAPGARTDPDQALDFVSGTGVDALAVAIGSVHAMTTRTADLDHALLKRLSAALALPLVLHGSSGVPDAGLVEAVVGGITKVNVGTALNAAMTGAIREFLAAHPEAVDSRKYLSVGREAMAQEVRRIIGVLART from the coding sequence GTGCCCCTCGCGTCCACCGGCGAGCTGGTCACCGCCGCCGCCACGGCCCGCTCCGCCGTCGCCGCCTTCAACGTCATCACCCTGGAACACATCGAGGCCGTCATCGCCGGCGCCGAGACGGCCGGCTCGCCCGTCGTCCTCCAAGTCAGCGAGAACGCCGTCAAGTTCCGCTACGGACGGCTGCTGCCGCTCGCCCGCGCGGCCGTCGCCGCCGCCGAACGGGCCGTCGTACCCGTCGCGTTGCACCTGGACCACGTACAGAGCGACGACCTGCTGCGTCAGGCGCCCGGCGCCGGGTTCAGCTCGGTGATGTACGACGCGGCCCGCCTGCCCTACGCCGACAACCTCTCCGCCACCCGGGCCGCCGCCGACTGGGCCCACGCCCAAGGGCTGTGGATCGAGGCCGAGCTGGGGCAGATCGGCGGCAAGGACGGCCGCCCCCCGCTGGAAGCCCACGCGCCCGGCGCGCGCACCGACCCCGACCAGGCGCTGGACTTCGTCAGCGGGACCGGCGTCGACGCCCTGGCCGTCGCCATCGGCAGCGTGCACGCGATGACCACCCGCACCGCCGATCTCGACCACGCCCTGCTCAAGCGGCTGTCCGCCGCGCTCGCCCTCCCGCTCGTCCTGCACGGCTCCTCCGGCGTACCGGACGCCGGGCTGGTCGAGGCGGTCGTCGGCGGCATCACCAAGGTCAACGTCGGCACGGCGCTCAACGCGGCCATGACCGGCGCGATCCGGGAGTTCCTCGCCGCGCATCCCGAGGCCGTGGACTCGCGCAAGTACCTCAGCGTGGGCCGGGAGGCCATGGCCCAGGAGGTGCGCCGGATCATCGGAGTGCTGGCCCGGACCTGA
- a CDS encoding methyltransferase: MTTPWGEVELTRFPEDPRDRLRAWDASDAYLLRHLAEEGVPLTGAVVVVGDRWGALATALAEHRPTQITDSFLSQEATRVNLARAGVEPGAVQLLTTQDPPPQRVDVLLVRVPKSLALLEDQLLRLAPAVHADTVVVGTGMVKEIHTSTLQLFERILGPTRTSLARQKARLILCTPDPALKRPANPWPYSYALPQGVGPVSGRTVVNHAGVFCADRLDIGTRFFLQHLPGPGAGRVVDLGCGNGVVGTAVALADPSAEVLFVDESFQAVASAEATYKANGVPGHAEFRVGDGLAGVAPGSVDLVLNNPPFHSHQATTDATAWRMFTGAKRALRPGGELWVIGNRHLGYHVKLRRLFGNSELVASDPKFVVLRAVRKD, encoded by the coding sequence ATGACGACACCGTGGGGCGAGGTCGAGCTGACCCGCTTCCCCGAGGATCCCCGCGACCGGCTGCGCGCCTGGGACGCCTCCGACGCGTACCTGCTGCGCCATCTGGCCGAGGAGGGGGTGCCGCTCACCGGCGCGGTCGTGGTGGTCGGGGACCGCTGGGGCGCGCTGGCCACGGCGCTCGCGGAGCACCGGCCGACGCAGATCACCGACTCCTTCCTGAGCCAGGAGGCGACCCGGGTGAACCTGGCCCGGGCCGGCGTCGAGCCCGGTGCCGTCCAGCTGCTCACCACCCAGGATCCGCCGCCGCAACGGGTGGACGTGCTGCTGGTCCGGGTGCCGAAGAGCCTGGCGCTGCTGGAGGACCAGCTGCTGCGGCTGGCGCCCGCCGTGCACGCGGACACGGTCGTCGTCGGTACCGGCATGGTGAAGGAGATCCACACCTCCACGCTCCAGCTGTTCGAGCGGATCCTCGGGCCGACCCGCACCTCACTGGCGCGGCAGAAGGCCCGGCTGATCCTCTGCACCCCGGATCCGGCGCTGAAGCGGCCGGCGAACCCGTGGCCGTACAGCTACGCCCTCCCTCAAGGCGTCGGGCCGGTGTCGGGGCGCACGGTCGTCAACCACGCGGGCGTCTTCTGCGCCGACCGGCTCGACATCGGCACGCGTTTCTTCCTCCAGCACCTGCCCGGTCCGGGCGCGGGGCGCGTGGTGGACCTCGGCTGCGGCAACGGTGTCGTGGGTACGGCGGTGGCACTGGCGGACCCGTCGGCCGAGGTGCTGTTCGTGGACGAGTCGTTCCAGGCCGTCGCCTCGGCCGAGGCGACGTACAAGGCCAACGGGGTGCCGGGGCACGCGGAGTTCCGGGTCGGGGACGGGCTGGCCGGGGTCGCGCCGGGCAGTGTGGACCTGGTGCTGAACAACCCGCCGTTCCACTCCCACCAGGCGACGACCGACGCGACGGCGTGGCGCATGTTCACCGGCGCGAAGCGCGCGCTGCGGCCGGGCGGCGAGCTGTGGGTGATCGGCAATCGGCATCTGGGGTATCACGTGAAGCTGCGGCGGTTGTTCGGGAACAGTGAACTGGTGGCCTCCGACCCGAAGTTCGTGGTGCTGCGGGCGGTCCGGAAGGACTGA
- a CDS encoding alpha-ketoglutarate-dependent dioxygenase AlkB family protein: MEDELFSRGRAEVAPGAVHAPAWLDRARQRDLLAACRDWARPPAGLRTVRTPGGGTMTARQVCLGWHWYPYSYARTVVDGDGAPVKPFPAWLGELGRRAVADALGPDAVPAAPYDIALINFYDGDARMGMHRDADERVDAPVVSLSLGDTCVFRFGNTETRARPYTDVELRSGDLFVFGGPSRLAYHGVPRVRPGTAPPWLGLAGRLNITLRVSGL; this comes from the coding sequence ATGGAGGACGAGCTGTTTTCCCGGGGGCGTGCGGAGGTCGCGCCGGGCGCCGTGCACGCCCCGGCCTGGCTGGACCGCGCACGGCAGCGCGACCTGCTCGCCGCCTGCCGGGACTGGGCGCGGCCCCCGGCCGGGCTGCGCACCGTCCGCACCCCGGGCGGCGGCACGATGACCGCCCGGCAGGTCTGCCTCGGCTGGCACTGGTACCCGTATTCCTACGCCCGTACGGTCGTCGACGGCGACGGGGCTCCCGTCAAGCCCTTCCCGGCCTGGCTCGGCGAGCTGGGCCGCCGCGCGGTGGCCGACGCGCTCGGCCCGGACGCGGTCCCGGCGGCGCCGTACGACATCGCGCTGATCAACTTCTACGACGGCGACGCCCGCATGGGCATGCACCGCGACGCCGACGAGCGTGTGGACGCCCCGGTGGTCTCGCTGAGCCTCGGCGACACCTGCGTGTTCCGCTTCGGCAACACCGAGACGCGCGCCAGGCCGTACACCGACGTGGAGCTGCGCAGCGGCGATCTGTTCGTCTTCGGCGGGCCGTCCCGGCTCGCCTACCACGGGGTGCCGCGCGTGCGCCCCGGTACGGCACCGCCCTGGCTGGGCCTCGCCGGACGGCTGAACATCACCTTGCGGGTGAGCGGGCTGTAG
- a CDS encoding ROK family protein, producing MSGKADPRTAGERTTPRARLDRGRGALGPALELVHTGRAPTRAVLTAELGVTRATAGAVAAELEALGLIRVDARPGAAAGSQGRPSHRLEVAEDGPVALAAQVHADGFRAALVGLGGRIVATAPGCETVDADPAKVLGSVVEAGAELLRTTGRRCVGAGLAVPSAVAEPDGLALNPLHLAWPVGAPVRRIFAECVRAAGLTGPAFAGNDVNLAALAEHRHGAGRGARDLLCVATGHRGVGGALVLDGRLHTGSSGLALEVGHLTVNPEGRPCHCGSRGCLDVEADPLALLVEAGREPGPEVSLLQQANDLLRTQYDDPAVRTAAEALIDRLGLGLAGLVNILNPDRIILGGLHRTLLDADPGRLRAVVADRSLWGQSGGVPILACTLDHNSLVGAAELAWQPVLDDPLAALR from the coding sequence ATGAGCGGCAAGGCGGACCCCCGGACGGCGGGGGAGAGAACGACCCCGAGGGCGCGGCTGGACCGGGGGCGCGGTGCGCTCGGACCCGCGCTGGAGCTCGTGCACACCGGACGGGCGCCGACCCGGGCCGTGCTCACCGCGGAACTCGGGGTCACCCGGGCGACGGCGGGCGCGGTGGCCGCCGAGCTGGAGGCGCTCGGGCTGATCCGGGTGGACGCCCGGCCCGGCGCGGCGGCCGGATCGCAGGGGCGCCCCTCGCACCGGCTGGAGGTCGCCGAGGACGGGCCCGTGGCGCTGGCGGCCCAGGTCCACGCCGACGGGTTCCGGGCCGCGCTCGTCGGTCTCGGCGGGCGGATCGTGGCGACCGCGCCCGGTTGCGAGACCGTCGACGCCGACCCGGCGAAGGTGCTCGGCTCGGTCGTGGAAGCGGGCGCCGAGCTCCTGCGCACGACCGGCCGCCGCTGTGTGGGCGCCGGACTCGCCGTGCCGTCCGCCGTCGCCGAACCCGACGGACTGGCCCTCAACCCCCTCCACCTGGCCTGGCCCGTCGGCGCCCCCGTCCGGCGGATCTTCGCGGAGTGCGTGCGCGCCGCCGGCCTCACCGGCCCCGCGTTCGCCGGCAACGACGTCAACCTCGCCGCGCTCGCCGAACACCGGCACGGCGCCGGCCGGGGCGCCCGCGATCTGCTGTGCGTGGCCACCGGGCACCGGGGCGTCGGCGGTGCCCTGGTGCTCGACGGCCGTCTGCACACCGGCAGTTCGGGCCTGGCTCTGGAGGTGGGCCACCTCACCGTCAACCCGGAGGGCCGCCCCTGTCACTGTGGCAGCCGGGGCTGTCTGGACGTCGAGGCGGACCCGCTGGCGCTGCTCGTCGAGGCGGGCCGCGAGCCGGGCCCCGAGGTGTCCCTGCTCCAGCAGGCCAACGACCTGCTGCGCACGCAGTACGACGACCCGGCCGTCCGCACGGCCGCCGAGGCCCTGATCGACCGTCTCGGCCTCGGTCTCGCCGGACTGGTCAACATCCTCAACCCCGACCGGATCATCCTCGGCGGCCTGCACCGCACCCTCCTGGACGCCGATCCCGGCCGGCTCCGCGCGGTCGTCGCCGACCGCAGCCTGTGGGGCCAGAGCGGGGGCGTGCCGATCCTGGCCTGCACGCTGGACCACAACAGCCTCGTCGGCGCGGCCGAACTGGCCTGGCAGCCGGTCCTGGACGACCCGCTGGCGGCACTGCGGTGA
- a CDS encoding NUDIX domain-containing protein — translation MTGPAGDGVDILPAAGIRLVETALPELSRPHRAAMDQAWAESVRANPALFDGPVAALVAVERDGTDGLVLSWARASYRYRALRHVPGSPALSSLFVSVLQPTDDGRVLVGRMAPSTSAPGRWQLPGGTVEPPDPDGELDLAALRAHAARELAEETGSATPADALAPWLTTRGARGSVGVAFTAPPRPARELYDGYAELVRTESARGAEPEFDRVELIGSLSDLDGLEGPVVDYLRPVVRHHRGTGNRAAGHARSVAAERPDHAGA, via the coding sequence GTGACCGGTCCGGCCGGGGACGGCGTGGACATCCTGCCCGCAGCCGGCATCCGCCTGGTCGAGACCGCCCTGCCGGAGCTGTCGCGGCCGCACCGCGCGGCGATGGACCAGGCGTGGGCGGAGTCGGTACGGGCCAACCCGGCCCTCTTCGACGGACCGGTGGCCGCCCTCGTCGCGGTGGAGCGGGACGGGACGGACGGCCTGGTGCTGTCCTGGGCGCGGGCCAGTTACCGATACCGCGCCCTGCGGCACGTGCCCGGCTCGCCCGCGCTGTCGTCCCTGTTCGTGTCCGTGCTGCAGCCCACCGACGACGGCCGTGTGCTGGTGGGCCGGATGGCCCCCTCGACCTCGGCCCCGGGCCGCTGGCAGCTCCCCGGCGGGACCGTCGAACCCCCCGATCCCGACGGGGAGTTGGACCTCGCCGCGCTGCGCGCCCACGCGGCCCGCGAACTGGCCGAGGAGACCGGCTCCGCCACCCCGGCCGACGCCCTCGCCCCATGGCTGACCACCCGGGGCGCACGCGGCAGCGTCGGCGTGGCGTTCACCGCCCCGCCGCGCCCCGCACGGGAGTTGTACGACGGCTACGCCGAGCTGGTCCGGACGGAGAGCGCCCGTGGCGCCGAACCGGAGTTCGACCGCGTCGAGTTGATCGGCTCGCTCTCCGATCTGGACGGCCTCGAAGGCCCCGTCGTCGACTATCTGCGCCCGGTCGTACGCCACCACAGGGGCACGGGGAACCGCGCGGCAGGCCACGCACGGTCCGTGGCCGCCGAACGACCGGACCACGCGGGTGCGTAG
- a CDS encoding phosphotriesterase family protein, producing the protein MSRVRTVLGDLPPEELGVCDAHDHLFLSSPRFPGQELDDTVAARAELTAFRAVGGAAVVQWTPHGMGRRAADLPELSRATGVRLVCATGLHQAAHYDPELLDQLRGAGLAELFVAELTEGIGTTGVRAGLIKVAGGFHALDAHTRWTMKAAAEAHHATGAPIAVHLELGTGALDVLDLLCGESGVPGDRVILGHLNRSPDPVVQREAAASGCWLAFDGPSRAHHATDWRMPEAVRALAEAGFADRLLLGGDTVLAGARSVDGGPGMPYLLRRTRPRLEAELGAELVDRILTEHPGRAFGVDWR; encoded by the coding sequence GTGAGCCGTGTCCGCACGGTCCTCGGCGACCTCCCGCCCGAGGAGCTGGGCGTGTGCGACGCGCACGACCATCTCTTCCTGAGCAGCCCGCGGTTCCCCGGTCAGGAGCTGGACGACACGGTCGCGGCCCGGGCCGAGCTGACCGCGTTCCGGGCGGTGGGCGGAGCGGCCGTCGTACAGTGGACACCGCACGGCATGGGCCGTCGGGCGGCGGACCTGCCGGAGCTGTCCCGGGCCACCGGTGTACGGCTGGTCTGCGCGACGGGCCTGCACCAAGCCGCGCACTACGACCCCGAGTTGCTCGACCAGCTGCGCGGCGCCGGTCTCGCCGAGCTGTTCGTGGCCGAACTGACCGAGGGCATCGGTACGACGGGGGTGCGGGCCGGGCTGATCAAGGTGGCGGGCGGCTTCCACGCCCTCGACGCACACACCCGCTGGACGATGAAGGCGGCGGCCGAGGCCCACCACGCCACCGGCGCGCCCATCGCCGTGCACCTGGAGCTGGGCACCGGCGCGCTGGACGTACTGGACCTGCTGTGCGGCGAGTCCGGGGTGCCGGGTGACCGGGTGATCCTCGGCCATCTGAACCGCTCCCCCGACCCGGTGGTGCAGCGGGAGGCCGCCGCGTCGGGCTGCTGGCTGGCCTTCGACGGGCCCTCCCGCGCCCATCACGCCACCGACTGGCGCATGCCGGAGGCGGTACGGGCCCTGGCCGAGGCCGGCTTCGCCGACCGGCTGCTGCTCGGCGGCGACACGGTGCTCGCCGGTGCGCGCTCGGTCGACGGCGGGCCCGGCATGCCGTACCTGCTGCGCAGGACTCGGCCCCGGCTTGAGGCCGAGCTGGGCGCGGAGTTGGTCGACCGGATCCTCACCGAGCATCCGGGGCGGGCGTTCGGGGTCGACTGGCGGTAG
- a CDS encoding DUF4865 family protein encodes MHAMQYEFTLPADYDMGIIRSRVARVAHLLDDWDGLGIKTYILRERGVHGSPVNQYGPFYLWNTMEGMNSFLWGGTFQGPVRDFGRPDIRQWTGLAFEEGTATGSAPAFAVRRRQPVPEGVELAAFMTDAAAETARLAAQDGAVLAAAAVDTRAWELVHFSLWEHDAPKADGDLFQVLHLSAPGRDRLPRGRQW; translated from the coding sequence ATGCACGCCATGCAGTACGAGTTCACCCTGCCCGCCGACTACGACATGGGCATCATCCGCTCGCGCGTCGCCCGCGTCGCGCACCTGCTGGACGACTGGGACGGCCTCGGCATCAAGACGTACATCCTGCGCGAGCGCGGGGTGCACGGCTCGCCGGTGAACCAGTACGGGCCGTTCTACCTCTGGAACACCATGGAGGGCATGAACAGCTTCCTGTGGGGCGGCACCTTCCAGGGCCCCGTCCGCGACTTCGGCCGGCCGGACATACGACAGTGGACCGGCCTGGCCTTCGAGGAGGGCACCGCCACCGGATCCGCCCCGGCGTTCGCCGTGCGTCGGCGTCAACCCGTCCCGGAGGGTGTGGAGTTGGCGGCGTTCATGACGGACGCGGCGGCCGAGACCGCGCGGCTGGCAGCCCAGGACGGCGCGGTGCTGGCGGCGGCCGCCGTGGACACGCGCGCATGGGAGCTGGTGCACTTCTCCCTCTGGGAGCACGATGCGCCCAAAGCCGACGGGGACCTCTTCCAGGTGCTGCACCTGTCCGCCCCCGGCCGGGACCGGCTCCCCCGGGGCCGGCAGTGGTGA
- a CDS encoding TetR/AcrR family transcriptional regulator has translation MSTSERLIESTRELLWERGYVGTSPKAILERAGAGQGSMYHHFKGKPDLALAAIRRTADELCATAERVLAGPGTPYERIETYLLRERDVLRGCPIGRLTMDPDVIASDELRAPVDETITRIRQLIAKTVEEGRRQGQFAPELDGEEIGAAVLATIQGGYVLARASGSPAAFDAGVRGLLSLLTPRTSA, from the coding sequence ATGAGCACCTCGGAACGGCTGATCGAGTCCACCCGCGAGCTGCTGTGGGAGCGCGGATACGTGGGGACGAGCCCCAAGGCGATCCTGGAACGCGCGGGCGCGGGCCAGGGAAGCATGTACCACCACTTCAAGGGCAAGCCGGACCTCGCCCTGGCCGCGATCAGACGCACCGCCGACGAGCTGTGCGCCACCGCGGAGCGCGTCCTCGCCGGACCGGGCACGCCGTACGAGCGCATCGAGACGTATCTGCTGCGGGAGCGTGACGTGCTGCGCGGCTGCCCGATCGGCCGGCTGACGATGGACCCCGACGTGATCGCCAGCGACGAGCTGCGCGCGCCGGTGGACGAGACGATCACCCGGATCCGGCAGCTGATCGCAAAGACCGTCGAAGAGGGCCGGCGGCAGGGGCAGTTCGCGCCCGAACTGGACGGCGAGGAGATCGGCGCGGCCGTCCTCGCGACCATCCAGGGCGGCTATGTCCTGGCCCGCGCCTCCGGCTCCCCCGCCGCGTTCGACGCGGGCGTCCGCGGTCTGCTGTCTCTGCTCACACCCCGAACCTCCGCCTGA
- a CDS encoding SHOCT domain-containing protein, with amino-acid sequence MQTLASWHGGPGPWILFFPLIWAVVVIGAVTVLRRTAWRGRGGPWGPVAGGRPAGDSPVAVLGRRFASGEIDEDEYWRRLSVLEEQFGRTGKGGPA; translated from the coding sequence ATGCAGACCCTGGCGAGCTGGCACGGCGGGCCCGGCCCGTGGATCCTGTTCTTCCCGCTGATCTGGGCGGTCGTGGTGATCGGCGCCGTGACGGTGCTGCGGCGCACCGCGTGGCGCGGCCGCGGCGGCCCCTGGGGTCCCGTCGCGGGCGGCCGCCCGGCCGGTGACTCACCGGTCGCCGTCCTCGGCCGCCGGTTCGCCTCCGGCGAGATCGACGAGGACGAGTACTGGCGCCGCCTGTCCGTCCTGGAGGAGCAGTTCGGCCGCACGGGCAAGGGCGGTCCGGCATGA
- a CDS encoding PLP-dependent cysteine synthase family protein, which yields MSTTPQARTGATLDVDRSDAAYRDWLKDAVRKVQADANRSADTHLLRFPLPERWGIDLYLKDESTHPTGSLKHRLARSLFLYGLCNGWIRPGRPVIEASSGSTAVSEAYFAKLIGVPFIAVMPRTTSAEKCRLIEFHGGRCHFVDDSRKMYEESARLAVETGGHYMDQFTYAERATDWRGNNNIAESIFRQLQLERFPEPTWIVATAGTGGTSATLARYVHYMQYDTRICVADPENSCFFEGWTSGDPDVTCDCGSRIEGIGRPRMEPSFVPGAIDRMMKVPDAASVAAVRSLERAIGRKAGGSTGTGLWSALKIVSEMVAEGRTGSVVTLLCDPGDRYLDKYYSDAWLVEQGLDITPYTAAIEALLSTGVWPD from the coding sequence GTGAGCACCACCCCTCAGGCGCGGACCGGCGCCACACTCGACGTCGACCGCAGTGACGCCGCCTACCGCGACTGGCTGAAAGACGCCGTGCGCAAGGTCCAGGCCGACGCCAACCGCTCGGCGGACACGCACCTGCTGCGCTTCCCGCTGCCCGAGCGGTGGGGCATCGACCTCTACCTGAAGGACGAGTCGACCCACCCCACCGGCAGCCTCAAGCACCGCCTCGCCCGCTCCCTGTTCCTCTACGGCCTCTGCAATGGCTGGATCCGACCCGGCCGCCCCGTGATCGAGGCGTCCAGCGGCTCGACCGCCGTCTCGGAGGCCTACTTCGCCAAGCTGATCGGCGTGCCCTTCATCGCGGTCATGCCCCGCACGACGAGCGCCGAGAAGTGCCGCCTGATCGAGTTCCACGGCGGCCGGTGCCACTTCGTGGACGACTCCCGGAAGATGTACGAGGAGTCGGCCCGCCTCGCGGTGGAGACCGGCGGCCACTACATGGACCAGTTCACCTACGCCGAGCGGGCCACGGACTGGCGCGGCAACAACAACATCGCCGAATCCATCTTCCGCCAGCTTCAGTTGGAGCGGTTCCCGGAGCCGACGTGGATCGTCGCCACGGCGGGCACCGGTGGCACCTCGGCGACCCTCGCCCGCTACGTCCACTACATGCAGTACGACACCCGGATCTGTGTCGCCGACCCGGAGAACTCCTGCTTCTTCGAGGGCTGGACCAGCGGCGATCCGGACGTCACCTGCGACTGCGGCTCACGGATCGAGGGCATCGGCCGGCCGCGCATGGAGCCGAGCTTCGTGCCCGGCGCGATCGACCGGATGATGAAGGTCCCGGACGCGGCCAGCGTCGCCGCCGTACGCTCCCTGGAGCGGGCCATCGGGCGCAAGGCGGGCGGCTCCACGGGCACCGGGCTGTGGAGCGCGCTGAAGATCGTCTCCGAGATGGTGGCCGAGGGCCGTACCGGCAGCGTCGTCACCCTGCTGTGCGACCCGGGCGACCGCTACCTCGACAAGTACTACTCCGACGCCTGGCTCGTGGAGCAGGGTCTGGACATCACGCCGTACACGGCGGCGATCGAGGCCCTGCTGTCGACGGGTGTCTGGCCGGACTGA
- a CDS encoding SRPBCC family protein — MPQRLRPVGPEFVDGAPVRLVFTRDMAAAPAAVFHALAEDVPGWPAWFPAVASARPAEGGREVRLRGGIRFQETVLVAKAPEVYAYRVDVTNIPGTRAWVEEWRLAPAGTGTRVRMTFALDGTAAFRTVSRLIRPGVGRSVRQAVAALDRRLGSPAR, encoded by the coding sequence ATGCCGCAGCGTCTGCGCCCGGTCGGGCCGGAGTTCGTCGACGGCGCGCCGGTACGGCTGGTGTTCACGCGGGACATGGCCGCCGCCCCGGCGGCGGTCTTCCACGCCCTCGCCGAGGACGTGCCCGGCTGGCCCGCATGGTTCCCGGCGGTGGCCTCCGCCCGGCCGGCCGAGGGCGGGCGTGAGGTACGGCTGCGCGGCGGCATCCGCTTCCAGGAGACGGTGCTGGTGGCGAAAGCGCCCGAGGTGTACGCGTACCGGGTCGACGTGACGAACATCCCGGGCACCCGCGCCTGGGTAGAGGAGTGGCGGCTGGCCCCGGCGGGTACCGGCACCCGGGTGCGGATGACCTTCGCCCTCGACGGTACGGCGGCCTTCCGCACGGTGTCCCGGCTCATCCGGCCGGGCGTCGGACGGTCCGTCCGTCAGGCGGTCGCGGCACTGGACCGCCGACTGGGCTCACCGGCCCGCTGA
- a CDS encoding DeoR/GlpR family DNA-binding transcription regulator: MSENQNLLAEQRRALILDEVRRRGGVRVNELTRKLGVSDMTVRRDLDSLARQGMLEKVHGGAVPVVEASTHEPGFEAKSGLELTAKEDIARAAARLVTPGTAIALSGGTTTYALAQHLLEVPDLTVVTNSVRVADVFHAAQRTSGQRQGAATVVLTGGVRTPSDSLVGPVADQAIAALHFDLLFLGVHGISVEAGLSTPNLAEAETNRRLVHSARRVVVVADHTKWGTVGLSSFAALEQVHTLVTDAGLPAEARTEISEHLPRLIVAGEPEPEPEADEDI; the protein is encoded by the coding sequence GTGAGCGAGAATCAGAACCTCCTCGCGGAGCAGCGCCGCGCCCTGATCCTGGACGAGGTCCGGCGCCGGGGCGGTGTGCGGGTCAACGAGCTGACCCGCAAGCTCGGCGTGTCGGACATGACCGTGCGCCGGGATCTGGACTCCCTCGCCCGCCAGGGCATGTTGGAGAAGGTGCACGGCGGTGCGGTGCCGGTGGTCGAGGCCAGCACCCATGAGCCGGGGTTCGAGGCCAAGTCGGGTCTGGAGCTGACCGCCAAGGAGGACATCGCGCGGGCCGCGGCCCGGCTGGTCACGCCGGGGACGGCGATCGCTCTGTCCGGCGGTACGACGACGTACGCGCTCGCGCAGCACCTGCTGGAGGTGCCGGATCTGACCGTCGTGACGAACTCGGTGCGGGTCGCGGACGTCTTTCACGCGGCGCAGCGCACCTCGGGCCAGCGGCAGGGCGCGGCGACGGTGGTGCTGACCGGCGGGGTGCGCACCCCTTCGGACTCGCTGGTGGGCCCGGTCGCCGACCAGGCGATCGCCGCCCTCCACTTCGATCTGCTCTTCCTCGGTGTGCACGGCATATCGGTGGAGGCGGGGCTGTCCACGCCGAACCTCGCGGAGGCCGAGACCAACCGTCGGCTGGTGCACTCCGCGCGCCGGGTCGTGGTGGTCGCCGACCACACCAAGTGGGGCACGGTGGGCCTGAGTTCGTTCGCCGCGCTGGAGCAGGTGCACACGCTCGTCACCGACGCGGGGCTGCCGGCCGAGGCGCGCACGGAGATCTCGGAGCATCTGCCGCGGCTGATCGTGGCGGGCGAACCCGAACCCGAGCCCGAAGCGGACGAGGACATCTGA